One window of the Xiphophorus hellerii strain 12219 chromosome 15, Xiphophorus_hellerii-4.1, whole genome shotgun sequence genome contains the following:
- the saysd1 gene encoding SAYSvFN domain-containing protein 1, with the protein MVKKLLFHVELGVTHMEQKLAEFRARRQAEKGMKTSEPAAPQPGEQRGGGGPAVQPDSSHQPKEPEASQAAISSSKNRDCRDWLLDSTLGRWFASRQLVLSNIMLLKVLLWLVLLGLFVELEFGLPFFVISLFYWLYEGLRSPEPRKPGELSAYSVFNPDCQPLLGSLTAEQLEGEMGYRPLANR; encoded by the exons ATGGTGAAGAAGCTGCTTTTCCACGTTGAACTGGGAGTTACGCATATGGAGCAGAAGCTCGCAGAGTTTAGAGCCCGAAGACAGGCGGAAAAAGGCATGAAAACGTCCGAACCTGCTGCTCCTCAGCCCGGagaacagagaggaggaggagggcctGCTGTTCAGCCTGACAGCAGTCATCAACCAAAGGAGCCAGAAGCCAGCCAAGCTGCAATCAGCAGCTCTAAAAACAGG GACTGTAGGGACTGGCTGCTAGACAGTACTCTGGGACGATGGTTTGCTTCAAGACAGCTGGTCCTCTCCAACATTATGCTGCTCAAAGTGCTGCTGtggctggttctgctgggtctTTTTGTTGAACTGGAATTTGGACTGCCTTTCTTCGTCATCTCCCTGTTCTACTGGCTCTATGAAGGACTGCGCAGCCCAGAACCTAGAAAGCCAGGAGAACTGAGTGCTTACTCTGTCTTCAACCCAGACTGTCAGCCTCTCCTTGGCTCACTCACTGCTGAGCAGCTGGAGGGGGAGATGGGCTACAGACCTCTGGCCAACAGATAA
- the grcc10 gene encoding protein C10 isoform X1 encodes MLAFRAGVFISDIMASAPAQQPTLTAEQTRVVLSEVIQAFSVPENAVRMEEARESACNDMGKMLQLVLPVATQIQQEVIKAYGFNNEGEGVLKFARLVKMYETQDPEIAAMSAKLKALLLPPLSTPPIGGAIPAS; translated from the exons ATGCTAGCTTTCAGGGCTGGTGTTTTCATCAGTG ACATCATGGCTTCGGCTCCAGCCCAACAACCCACACTGACCGCTGAACAAACCAGAG TGGTGCTGAGTGAAGTGATCCAGGCCTTTTCAGTGCCAGAGAACGCTGTGCGAATGGAGGAGGCTCGGGAGAGCGCCTGTAACGACATGGGGAAGATGCTGCAGCTCGTGCTTCCTGTGGCCACTCAGATTCAACAGGAAGTAATCAAGGCGTATGGATTTAACAATGAAGGAGAAG GCGTCCTTAAATTTGCCAGACTGGTGAAGATGTATGAAACCCAGGACCCAGAAATAGCAGCCATGTCTGCAAAGCTGAAGGCTCTCCTCCTGCCGCCGTTGTCAACACCACCTATAGGAGGCGCCATTCCAGCTTCATAG
- the grcc10 gene encoding protein C10 isoform X2 produces MASAPAQQPTLTAEQTRVVLSEVIQAFSVPENAVRMEEARESACNDMGKMLQLVLPVATQIQQEVIKAYGFNNEGEGVLKFARLVKMYETQDPEIAAMSAKLKALLLPPLSTPPIGGAIPAS; encoded by the exons ATGGCTTCGGCTCCAGCCCAACAACCCACACTGACCGCTGAACAAACCAGAG TGGTGCTGAGTGAAGTGATCCAGGCCTTTTCAGTGCCAGAGAACGCTGTGCGAATGGAGGAGGCTCGGGAGAGCGCCTGTAACGACATGGGGAAGATGCTGCAGCTCGTGCTTCCTGTGGCCACTCAGATTCAACAGGAAGTAATCAAGGCGTATGGATTTAACAATGAAGGAGAAG GCGTCCTTAAATTTGCCAGACTGGTGAAGATGTATGAAACCCAGGACCCAGAAATAGCAGCCATGTCTGCAAAGCTGAAGGCTCTCCTCCTGCCGCCGTTGTCAACACCACCTATAGGAGGCGCCATTCCAGCTTCATAG
- the LOC116734159 gene encoding cytospin-B-like: MMGNHNDKDSYSPTDTGSPLDFYHTPPTSPFEAEVAAMASPSAASTDKMQTSSPVTSATPSTPSQAADWKQKLSAPSEWAVISVESINSSDAAAGQETNVPIALPLPRGLPSEQSWQERDSGMELQAAAESAGEEMTLVLLSLMEHYRASLGLTPNTDITTGAVEMMRRLITEREDLVEKLDMLRETLRTERLEWQQFQWDLQTAVSVADRLRLESDHSLGLLQENHRALEEQLAHTLRRQQETERALESLRTEHKDVCCKLNEVVVQRQQEQAELDVLRNVCRLKNELIDKEVRNDLQNKGETEIRNGGDGETYDTDKTKGSKNVELTRKGVAEGCIHTLEKKKEVGRGPRDPRKIVMLSERSWSLSGLPLQSDSSNQNGTSKNTSTTLPLCKKEEPTEGKRADRLLRRQDSWSNFHTGKQEEDQTSDSVKPQDGFSALLRRHGGSRRNSLLRWCQSRTQGYKNIEITNFSTCWEDGLAFCAVYHTYLPTRIPYDSLAPTDKEENLELAFKTGESVGIPATLTVEEMLKADGPDWQKVLAYVESVFRHFEM; this comes from the exons ATGATGGGTAACCACAATGACAAGGACAGCTACAGCCCTACAGATACag GTTCCCCTTTAGACTTCTACCACACACCTCCTACCTCACCCTTTGAGGCAGAGGTGGCTGCCATGGCTTCACCCTCTGCAGCTTCGACTGATAAGATGCAAACTTCATCACCAGTCACCAGCGCCACGCCCTCCACCCCCTCCCAAGCTGCAGACTGGAAACAGAAGCTCTCGGCTCCCTCGGAGTGGGCAGTGATCAGCGTGGAGAGCATCAACTCGAGTGATGCAGCAGCCGGACAGGAGACAAACGTTCCGATTGCGCTGCCTTTGCCCCGAGGATTACCTTCAGAGCAGAGCTGGCAGGAGAGAGACAGCGGGATGGAGCTGCAGGCAGCAGCAGAGAGCGCCGGAGAGGAGATGACCCTGGTTTTACTCAGCCTGATGGAGCATTACAGAGCTTCACTGGGCCTAACCCCCAACACTGATATTACCACAGGAGCTGTCG AAATGATGAGGCGCTTAATAACTGAAAGGGAAGATCTTGTTGAGAAGCTGGACATGCTAAGGGAGACACTTAGG ACAGAGAGGTTGGAGTGGCAGCAGTTCCAGTGGGATTTGCAGACTGCCGTGTCTGTGGCCGACAGGCTGCGACTGGAATCGGATCACTCTCTGGGTTTGCTCCAAGAGAACCATAGagctctggaggagcagctggcTCACACTCTCAGGAGGCAGCAGGAGACCGAGCGAGCGCTGGAGAGCCTGAGAACCGAGCACAAAGACGTTTGCTGCAAACTAAATGAAGTCGTTGTGCAACGGCAGCAGGAGCAAGCAGAGCTGGATGTTCTGAGGAATGTTTGTAGGCTGAAAAATGAACTGATAGATAAAGAGGTTAGAAATGATCTTCAAAACAAAGGTGAAACAGAAATTAGAAATGGTGGCGATGGTGAAACTTATGATACTGACAAGACAAAAGGATCAAAAAATGTTGAGCTGACTAGAAAGGGAGTAGCTGAGGGCTGCATTCACACtctggagaaaaagaaagaagtcgGACGTGGACCAAGAGATCCACGGAAGATAGTGATGTTGTCCGAAAGGTCTTG GAGCCTGTCTGGTCTTCCACTGCAAAGTGATTCTTCAAATCAGAATGGGACTTCAAAAAACACAAGCACAACATTACCCTTATGCAAG AAAGAAGAGCCAACAGAAGGGAAAAGAGCAGACCGGCTTTTGAGGAGGCAGGACAGTTGGTCTAACTTTCATACAG GAAAACAAGAGGAGGATCAAACCTCAGATTCAGTGAA ACCTCAGGATGGCTTCAGTGCTTTGCTGAGGCGTCATGGTGGCTCCAGGAGAAACTCTCTGCTGCGGTGGTGCCAAAGTCGTACCCAAGGTTACAAG AATATTGAGATCACCAATTTTAGTACCTGCTGGGAGGATGGGTTGGCATTCTGTGCGGTTTATCACACCTACTTGCCAACTCGTATCCCGTATGACAGCCTCGCTCCAACTGACAAG GAAGAAAACCTTGAACTTGCGTTCAAGACAGGAGAGAGCGTGGGAATCCCAGCCACACTG ACAGTGGAGGAGATGCTGAAGGCAGATGGGCCAGACTGGCAGAAAGTGCTGGCATATGTCGAAAGCGTTTTCCGTCACTTTGAAATGTGA